GGTTTTCAATCCGGTAACCTCCGCTGGTTTTGTTCAGCACCAACTGGTCCTGCCAGACAGCATTGGGTTTTGCCTCAATGGCTTTCGGGCGGTAAAACAGCTTGATTTTGGTCTGCAGGGCTATCTGCAGCACATTCGCCTTATCACTTTTCGGCGGGATTTCACGAAGATTGAAGTAGAACAGGGATTCCCGGTCCTGTGGCAGTTTGCTGATATCCGGGGTGCTGGCCAGACGGACCATACTTCTGGCTCCCGGCTCAAGACGCTGCACCGGCGGAGTGACCACAATCGGTCCGGTGGTGATTTTTTCCTGCTTCTCATTCTCTATCCATGCCTGCGCCAGATACGGAAGCTGTTTGTTATCATTGGCCACATTCAGCGTCATCGATTTCTCACCGCCATTAAAAATCGCACGCGTACGATCCAGGGAGATGGCAGCCTGGGCTGCCGGTACTGCGCTCAGGCACGCTACCGCCATCAGCGTTTTTTTCAGCGCCGGTTTCATTTTCAGCATCTTTTCTTCTCTCAGTTCTGGTTCCGGTGTCGTCTGTGGTGCAACACCGTCCACTTATCGATTTATGCCTGTACGGGGTTACTGACTGCCGGCCGGTGAAGATGACCGGCAGTCCAGCCCCTCGTTTCGTCAGTTCGCCTTACGGCAGGGCAGCAGCAGTTGCTGTGCCGGGTCCAGATTTTTCGGGATATCCACCACACACTGTGTCCGGCCGTCCCAGCCGACATTCAGGGTTTCACCCGGATTCACCCCGCTCAGCCAGGCCAGACCGCTGTCTGCCACCATCCCCAGTTCACGGCCTTTTGCGTTTGTCACACTGGCACCAAACGGTGGATGACTGTTATCTGCCAGACGCAGTACGGCAAACAGACGACTTCCTTTCAGGACCTCAAACGCCCTGTAACCAATGGCCCCTTCCGTCAGGACCGATTCCACTACCGAGCGGGTGGCTTCCATATCATCCGGCAGTTTGTTCAGGTCCACTGACGTGGTGTTGCGGTAATAGCTGCTCACATCCGTCACCACACCAATTCCCCACCGGTTGGTGGAGACCCGGCCGCCGTCGACAGGCACGCCTCCGACACCATCGGTGTCCACCAACAGCCGGGTTCCTCCGTTCATGCCCCCTGCATGCAGGGCCGCGCCTTTCGCGGTTATCGTTGCACCACCGGATGCGCTCATACCGAATGACGTGTAACCGTTCTCCACGGCAGAGAAGTTCGCTGACAGGTTGGCCAGCGGACTGCTGTGGTTGTAGTACGCGCTCATCTGACTCTGCGATGGCTGACCACCGCCACTGCTCACCCCGGCGTTCAGGCTGTAACTGCTCAGCCCTTTGTTCAGCGTGTCGCTGTACCCCACGGTGTTGGTGTAACGGTCATTGCTCATGCTGCCGCTGTAGCTGGCCGTACCGGTTCCCCACGGCACGGACAGACGCACAAATGCCGAATCGTTATCCCGGTTCTGGTATTTCGAACGGGATGCGGACAGCCCCAGGGAAATGTTTTTAAACCCGAAGGCATCGAAGTAACGGTTCACCGACAGCGTGTAATAGTCAGATGTCCGGCGGTCCCAGTAGGTCTGATGGCTGTACTGCAGGTTGACCGAGGTCTTCCAGTCCTCGAAGTTCTTGTTGAGCGTGACGGTGTACAGCTCCTTCTCACGTCCCGTGAAGTCATTCCGGTAACGGGCATTGAGGTACTGGTCCATCGTCATGTAATTGCGTTCAGAGAAGCGGTAACCCGCAAAGGTGATATCCGCATTCACGTCATCAAAACGTTTGGAGTAGCTCAGACGCCAGGATTTCCCCTGTTTCGTCTCTTCTCCCGGAATGCGGGCCACGGACTGGGTCACGTCAGCAGATACCGTACCGAACTCATTCAGGTCACGGCCCAGACCCACTGCCAGGGCGTTGTAATCCCCGGCAACGATACCGCCACCGTAAAGTGACCACTTGTTACTGATACCCCAGGATGCCTCACCGGCAGCAAAGACCGGGCCTTCCGTGGTGTGCTCGTAGTTACGCGAACGACCGGAAACCAGCTTGTAACGTATCTGGCCCGGACGGGTCAGATACGGCACATATGCCGTGTCCACCTGGAACGTTTTTTTCCGCCCGTCCTGCTCGATAACCTCAACATCCAGTCGACCACGCACGGAGCTGTCCAGGTCCTGAATGGTGAACGGACCTGCCGGCACGGTGGAGTCATAGAGGATGCGTCCCTGCTGCGAAATCACGACGCGCGCATTCGTGTCCGCAATCCCTGAGACCTGCGGTGCATAACCGCGCAGTTTTGGCGGCAGCATGCGGTCATCACTTTCCAGGCTGGCACCGGTATAGCGCCAGGAGCTGAAAATCTCAGAATTGATGTAGTTCTCACCCAGAGTGAGGTTGGCGCGCCAGCGCGGGATGGCGCGGTACATGTAGAAACGGCTCCAGGTGAACTGACTGTCCGTCCCCTGCGCACTGCCGGTGGTGTGATTCAGGTTGCCCTGATAGTCCGCACGCAGACGCCAGGCACCGAAGTTGGCACCCGCAGTCCCGTTATAGCTCAGTGACTGTGACTGCTTTCCCTTGTGCGGCTTGTTCACCGTCCCGTTGATGTTGTAGTCAAACAACAGCCCCGGAATACCGTTATCCCAGCGGGACGGCGGCAGCCAGGAGGCATCGGAATATTCCAGCCAGGCCTGCGGCATATTAATGTACAGCATCCCTTCTGCCGGATTCGGGCGTATCTCCACCCCCGGTAACTGGCTGAAGTCTGCACACTGCCCGTTATTCCAGTACGTCACTTTTTCCTGTGATGCAGGCGTCAGCCCCATCAGCCTGACCACCTCCGGCGTCAGGCAGGCCTGCGGTAACGGCTTCTTTCCGTCTGCGCCGGAAGCCGGCGGCTCCAGAAATGTCACCGGAAACGCCGACGGTGAAATCCCCTGGTCATTCACCATAATTTCCATCTGGTACTGCCCGGGCATGATATAACCCGCCTGGGAGAACCGGGACAAATCAATATTCTGTCTGTCTGCTGCATCCAGAACATCTGTATTAAAGTCGACGGCATAAGCCGGTACGCCGGCCAGAGAAAGCAACAGCGCATATGTAATGCCGTTAACAGCAAAAGAGGTATTATTTTTCATTATCAGCCACCACCTTTAATACAGACTGCTCCCGGAAATAAAGACAAAGCATCCCCCTCCTGCATACAGGATTTAATTTCAGTTCCTCTGCCGGAATAGTTAATTAAATACCGGGAAGCTGCCGTCTGTTACCGGTTGTTATCTCTGTTCACTCTGTTATTTATTCGTAATCCACTTTAAATCGTAATGCGGCATAATAATCTCCCGCCTTTAACGGCTGACCATTACGGACAACCCGCAGGGTATAATCCAGACCCTCTTCATTTCCGTTCAGTAATAACGGCGGCATCACTTTACCGACACGGGCCGGATAACCCTGGTTATCCAGTATCTGCAGATTGATACCTTCCGCCTGACCGACAACCGAGAATTTATCCGGGGTTTCGCCCTGCAGACCATCAAAGGTCACCCGGACACGGCTCGCCGTATAAACCCGTTTGCCTGTTCCCGCCAGCTCACAGTTACGCAACCGCAGACGGAATTTCTTTTCAGGACCAGCGAAACTGTCCTGTAAATCACGAACCGGGGTCTCCCCCATGTCAATCGCCTGCCAGGTGTCTTCCATGGCCAGCGTGCAGGCCGGAGCAATCACCTGCCCCTTAAAACTTGCCCGGCCATGCCACCAGACATGCTCCTCTCCCCAGTACTCCGGCAAAGTCATCCCCGGCGGCGGAAAGGAGGGCGATGGCGCAGCCTGAGCCGCTGCACACAAGAAAAATGTTACCGAAAGGATCATGCGCCAGAACATGCAGTATTCCTTATTCTTTACCGGTAATCGCAGGGGCTGACGCCCCTGCTTATCTGACGGTTAAAAACCGGAGAGGATGAATTACTGATAAGTCAGATTGAAGTTAGCTACAGCGGTGAAGTCACCTTCTTTCACAGTGCCGCCGGTAGCTTTTTTAACCCAGGAAGAATAATTCAGAATATTATCACCTGTTTTCAGTTTCTGGGCTGCACCTGCCGTACCAAAAGAAACCAGCTTGCCATCCTGACCAGAAATCACGACAGCAGTACCGGTATCACCGGCAGTGCCAAGTTCCGTTTGAGCGCCAGCAATAGTCGCGCCACTAAAGGTTACTGCAACTGATTTATCTGGTTCGCAGTTAACCAGTTTGATGCTCAGATTTTTCTTCACAGAAATGCCATCGGCATTCAGATGAGATTTAGAAATCTGGCCAAAATCAATGGACTGATCAGCAGATTCCGGAGCAATGCCACACGGTGCATTAATTACAGTACCTTTGAAGTTAACAACACCCTGTCCCTGATTTGCAGTATTTGCAGCGCCCTGTGCCGGAGCTGCAGCATGAGCACCAAAAGAAACCAGAGTCGCCGCGACTGCAGCAGCCATAACTGTTTTAATCATACGCATTATAAAACTCCATTACATTGTATTTATAAAAAACTCCAGCATGCTGATATACTGGTATTAATCCACTTTCACCAAGTGGATTAATATTAATTATCAACAACGGGGGCTGATTCATTACATATAATAAGGCATCATCTGAGACACAGATTTACTGATGCGCTGAATTCGCCCAAGAGTTGTTGATAAATACCCTGGAGAAACATTGTGTCTTTCACATGATTCTTTGCGGGTAAAACCCAGAACCAGAAAATCCCTGAGTGCCTGAATCACTTTATCACTATATACAGGCGATATTTCCACAAGTAACCAGAAGTGAATTTCATGCACCTGACCGGGCATTAATTCCCCTTTCCGCCTTCTGCATAAAAGACGTGACTCATCATATTCCTGCAGTTTTATCACCAAATAAAACGCTCCTCCTCTGTACCTGAATAAAAAGGTCCCGTTCTTTTCGCAAAAAATACTACCACAGACGATTATTTTGGAAATATTTGAATTTACGATCTTTTACACCACTACAAGCACAATATCCAGCACACACAAACAATAACACAATAAAAATTAGTCAATGACTCCAGTATTACAGCTGTTTTGCAACATAAAAGATCGTGGTTAACAGGTATCTCAGATTTTATTGCTTATTTCACTAAAAGCATAAAATATGAAATAAGTCAAAAAACAATTCACAAAAAAGAGGAATACGCAAAGAACAAAAATATTAACTATGGTTATTATAGTGTGCGCATATTAATTTTTTTATAACACGGGCAAGAAAAACAGATTTATCAGCAACGCTGATTACACAAAAAGATAATATATACACAAGGAGTTAATCACATAGTATTACACCCATTCCTGTAACAATATGGCTGATGCGCTGGATATAAAAAGCCAGCCCAAGGGCTGGCACAGACAGAAAAATATTCAGTATCAGACGACAATCCGTTCCTGAAATTGACGCAGACGATATGACCAGTTACCCAGGTAATGTCCGGGCGTCAGCAGCACCCGGCGTCGCTCATTACACAGTGAGTTGCCAATCACCACTTCTCCGGCCACACCACACAGCGACAGTTGTATATACGCCATGCCAGCTGCCAGCGGGTCAATATCCGTTGCCGACACCCACATCCTGCGGTATGCCGGATACCCCGAACGGTTCAGGGTGTCAGCCACAGCCAGAACCATACTGCCGGCACCACAGGCAGGTTCACTGAGCGTGATAAAGGGTTTGTTCTCAAACAACGCTTTCACATTCCCCAGTTGCATCTGTGCCATCATGCTGGCCACGCTCCAGGGCGTGAAAAACTGGCCCCGGTATTTATCCCCCAGTTCCAGCTGCATGAACACGCTGCCCAGAAAGTCACAGAATCCCTGCTCCAGCCCCTCAATGACATGAGCAAGCAAATGCGCAATATTGATAACATCCTGCTTTTCATAACCACTGACGATTCGCAGGTACTTCTGCTCCCGTGCCTCACTGAACTGAAGACGGTTCTCCAGGGCAATCACACTGCAGCTGGCAAAGTCCTCAAACAGCTTATGGCGTCTGTGATAACGGGCGGTCTGATTAAACAGCGAAATAAATGCTTTCTGATGGTCGATAAAGGTGGCCATGTGTTTCTCCGTAAAAAAACAGGGAACACATGGCCCCGGGGAGGAACAGGTGTTCCCCTTCGTGCTGAAATGAAAGATGACAGGAAAAAGCGGGTGCCACGAATGTAACACCCTGAGGTTAATTACTGGCCTGAAGCCAGCGGAACCGGTAAAGGCGCGGCTTCTGTCTGTTCTTCAGTGCGCTCCTCCACCAGATACAGCCGGGGCTGAGGAAGTGTTTCCCTGCCCGGCCATTCGGCCTGCGGGTCACTGTCCGTATGTTCACCACCGTCATAACAGTTGTAACCCTGTATGCCCCTGACAGGCTCGCTGTACCAGTGCCGTATCTCACAGTCGAACACCTTCGAGATTTCACCAACCAGCTCACCTGAAGGCGGATACCAGGGCGTGTCAGTCAGCAGCACCAGACTGCTCATCTCATCACGCACCCAGCGGACATTGTGACCTGATGGCCACTCCACACCGTATATCCGACTGTAAAGGCTGGTCGTGGTGGAAATGCCCTGCAGCAGTCCACCGGAACCGTTCAGCTCTGTGGCCAGACGGGAGGGTATGACCATCAGCATGTCACAGGGCTGCGCCTGCTCCGGGTAATCCGACAGCCGGCTCCAGCAGGCCTCGGCATCAATGTGTTCACTCAGTCCGACCAGGCCAAACCAGTCAGAATACTGGCAGTGCATTAACGCGGTGATTATCTCCCGGGCATTATCCGGCAGATTCCCCCAGCGGACAGCGCCAATACATGACTGGTGATAAAGGCGGTCAATGCTCTTTATCGTCTCTTCATCCAGTACGGCATCTTTTACCAGCAGCCCCAGCCACTGTTCAAATGCCTGGTTAGCAGGAGATGACAACCCCGTACCGTGACGAACCAGCGCCGGATATGGCGGATACTGCGTCGTCCGGGTGGGTTTCACCAGTCCTGCACAACCGGCCAGAAACAGCTGTATACTCTGCTGTATGGCATGGCGGTAACGCGGTGTCTCACATCCTTCAATCCACTGCGTCAGCACATCCAGGCAGACTGACTTACCGGTAATTTCAAAACGATTCTGGCACCATTCAGACATGGTTTACGCTCCTCTTTTATCTGTCAGATGTAAAAAGAGGGCACTGTCCCGTGAGGAACAATGCCCTCACGGGATGAATGGCGGTCGGGTTACCCCCTCCGCCAGCAGTTCAGATTATGCGACCCGCGCCTGCGAAGCCCGCTGCATCAGTAAATACTCTGATGCTTCGCGTGCCTGCCGACAGGCGCGAAACAGCGCTTTTTTGTCAGACTTCAGGACCTTAAGCCATCCGTCAATATAACTTTCATGCTGTACGTCACCGGCAATTCCCAGATGTGCGCACAGAAAAGCACAGCCCATCTCGGCAATCAGCTCCTCGAACGCATATTCTGGGCTCTTACGACCGACAAAAGAGCTTATCCCGGTTCGCCGCAGACGCTTTTCATGACCAGTACTGTGTACCATTTCATGCAGCAGCGTGGCCCAGTAATCGGCCACTGAATCAAACTGTGACGACAGAGGCATCACGATACGGTCAGTGTCAGGCCGGTAGAATGCCCTGTCCTGTGGAAGCGACGAAACACTGACGCCACTGCCATTCAGTACCGGCAGCACCCGCTCACTGATGGTATCAGCCAGCAGTACATCTGCTCTGCCTTCCGCCTTCACCATCAGATGCTCAGGTAAACCGTCGCACTGTCCCACATTAAACAGAGGATTCGCTTTCAGTACCGGTACCGTTTCCATGAGCGGTTCCCCCTTACGGTCCGTCAGCCGGTTACCGTGCTCATCCACAGCCTGTCTTTTCCAGTCTTTGTAAATCACCGCCAGCGTGGCCACTTCCCCCTTACGGACATGACCACCCAGTTGTTGCGCCTGACGGTACGTCAGCCAGTGATTGCTGGCGTATCCGGCTTCATCCGCAGTCAGCCACAACAGCAGGACATTCACTCCCGTATAAGGCTTCCTGGTCAGGGCGTTTACCGGCATCATCTCCAGCACTCCCGCGCCGTTACGCGCAGAATGCCAGGGGCGTTTCCAGGGTGGAACTCCATTTTCAATGGCCGTCACAATCCTGTCGGTCACCAGTTGATACAGGTCACGTTCCGGCGCTTTGTTCGCGGCACGTGAAGTATGTTTTTTCGTTTTCATAAGAGCACGCTCCATAAAAAAGATGCACGCTCCCCGTACGGTGAGCATGCACCGTACGGTTAAATTAATAACGAAAATCAGACTGGCCGGACTTACCACAACGCCAGCATCACCAGTGAACGACGCTCAAAATCAAACGTCTTCAGCGTATCGCTGACCCACGCTTTTACGTCATTCACGTCATACCAGTAGTCATCAGCATAGTCTTCACCCCGTAAACGCGAGTTTCTGACATAAGGAAACAGCCTGTGGCAGTTCCCCGGCGTCAGCATACTGAGGTCACGCAATAATGCAGCCAGTGACCGGCGTGTTACCGGGAAAGTATGCTGCTCATCTGAAGCATCAGTATGATTAAGGAACCATGTCAGAAGCGGCATCACCTTACGGAAAGCCCCCACTTCCTGATGCTCCTGTGTTTCCACAACGGCACCATTCTGATGGTTATCACGAGCCATAAAGTAAATATCGAGTCCCATAACAATTCTCCTGAATAACGCAGGAACTCTCCCCACAGGGATATGTCCCTGCCGGGTTATATGAATGACGGAATACGTGATGACGTTATTCCGGGTAAATGAAAAGAAACAACGGCGTTCTGTCAGTGCCCACCGGTAAGTGCACGCAGCCAGTAAAGCTGATATTCAGCCTCTTCCAGTGCTGACCAGTCATCCGGGGATAACTGTCGCCCCTGACCGGACAAAAACTGCAGCAGCAAACGGTCAAATGCATCTCCCCTTACCGGGGTGGTTAATACAGACTCCGGAGCAGAAAAATTCTCATGTCCCAGGAATCGTTTTATCCATTTCAGCGGCAGTGACCAGCTGGCACCACCGGCAGTGGAATGAATGCGGAAACAATCCGGACACAGATTGTGCAGCAGCACAAACACCGTACGGGCAAAGAAATCCCCCGGCTGGCGTCCGAAATTCAGCTCCTTAAGCACCAGAATGTTCTGTCGATGCTCCCGTTCAATGGTGACATTCACCGACCACAGCCCGTCTGCAGACCGGCTGTAAAACGCCAGTGTATCCGTTACCGGAAACAACTCAGATGCCCGGGTCAGGGAGCCGAAATACGCATTCTGCGGCCGTAACGCCTCCGGCAACTGCCAGAAGGTTTCTGTTACGGCCAGAACAAAAGCATGCCACTGCTTTTCCGGTATTGTGGCAACCTGCTCAAGGGTATATACCGCCGGCTCACGGGTCGGACGTGAAGATAATTCAGACATGGAACATTCCTCATGGTCAGATTAAAAATAAACAACGGGGAATGCTTTCCTGACGGAGAGCACACCCCGTCAGGGTCAGGTTATGAACTACATCATGTCGTGCCGGGCAAAACAGGCATCCGCCCCGGCCGTCAGCTTTCCGGTACTGATACTGTCAGTCCAGATTTCATGATTAATTTCACGCCCCAGCGCCATCAGACTGTCAAGCGCCTGACGGGCCTGAACTCCCGGAGCAGGAATGTTCTCCTGCTCCAGGTCATACAGCAGCCAGCCCGGCGCCTCACCGGTATCCCACAGTTGCACGTATACCAGTGAAGGCTCCGTCTCATCATCCGGCTCCGGGGTAATACCCAGCCGTTGCCAGGCACGTAACCGCATCAGCTCACCTTCCAGTTGGCTGATATGCGCCAGCAGAGCAGACTGCGTCTGCAACGCTGAATAATGAACAAGTAAGGGTGAATACATAATGACCTCCGTCTGTTCAGGAAGTCCTGTCCCTGACGGAACAAAACTCCCGTCAGGGAAAACACCGGCGCAGACACACGGTGCAGTAAGTAAAAGAAAGACCGTTCAGTCTGCACCGGAAAAGTCGACACAGGCCTGCTTCAGGATGCCGGCTACACGTTGATTCAGACATTCAGTCCAGCCATCGTTCCATCCACGCTCCCATGGATTACAGACATCGTTACAGCCGTTCTTCCATGTCTTCCATACCTCCATCTCCATGACAGCCCCCAGCCTGTGGCCTTTCGCACGTATATGCCACAGAAACGGCCGGAAAAGTCCTGATTTCAGTTGGTCACCACCGCTTTCGTAGCCCAGATGACGTGCAATACCTTTAAGATATTCAAATGCTTCATTCTGCATTCCAGCCGCCTTTGCCAGCGAGCTGTACGCATCACGAAGTATCGTCATACCTTCCAGTTGATACTCACACCACGCACGGACAGCCGACACGGGTGCGATTACCCGAAGAATGGTGCAGACACGCCATACAACAACGTAAAGGAGTATTAACAGACTATTCATGTGTTCACCTCAGAGACAAAAAATCACGGGAACACATCTCCCCTGCGGGAAGCGTGTTCCCGACAGGGTAATAAATGATAAATCAGCAGGGCTGTACGACGCTTTCATCCATCAGCCTGCAGACCAAACCGGTAACGCAGGGTGGTCAGTTGTTCCGCCATACGGCAGGCAGCATGCCAGGTCCTGCGACGGGATATCCGCCCGGTAAACCGGTTCAGACAAATGACCTCACGCGGTAACGGCTGATACCAGCCAGTGTACTCGTTGCGGTGCATTCCCTGCCGGTAGTACAGACAGGGTGTCCAGACACCGCCACGACGGAACATACAGACCCGGACGCTCAGATTGCCGGCCGGATTGGTGTACCAGCGACTGCAATATGACAGGTTATTGCGGGAAAAAAACACCCGCAACTGAGCCGTCATTCGCCGGAAAAAAGAAGAGATGCCCGGTTCAGGGCACAAAATAAACGTTGACATAAAGACTCCTGTAAAAAGAAACGGGAGTCTTCGCCCCGACGGACAAAAACACCCGTCAGGGGATGGAGGCATCACAACAACGCTGATGCTCCGGTTCGGTAATAATGAATCAGACAGCCCTGCACGACACTTTTATCGTCGCCAGTGCAATCGCCGTTCTCCTGGCTGTCCGGTATGCTGAACGATACGAAGAAAAATATCCGGGGATATAGTACTGCACCTTTGGTACTGATTTACGGGCATCATGACATTCCCGCACCAGCACAGCACAATGGTACACACTGCCATCAAACCAGACATCCGGGCAATATTCTCGTTGCCCTGTCAACGACAGATACCAGCGGGTACGCAATACAGTTGCCCGCAGTTGCGGAAAAGCCA
The DNA window shown above is from Escherichia sp. E4742 and carries:
- a CDS encoding fimbrial biogenesis chaperone gives rise to the protein MLKMKPALKKTLMAVACLSAVPAAQAAISLDRTRAIFNGGEKSMTLNVANDNKQLPYLAQAWIENEKQEKITTGPIVVTPPVQRLEPGARSMVRLASTPDISKLPQDRESLFYFNLREIPPKSDKANVLQIALQTKIKLFYRPKAIEAKPNAVWQDQLVLNKTSGGYRIENPTPYYVTVIGLGGSEKQAKEGEFEAVMLAPKSTQTVKSGTYSTPYLSYINDYGGRPVLQFSCSGDRCTAVKK
- a CDS encoding fimbria/pilus outer membrane usher protein, which codes for MKNNTSFAVNGITYALLLSLAGVPAYAVDFNTDVLDAADRQNIDLSRFSQAGYIMPGQYQMEIMVNDQGISPSAFPVTFLEPPASGADGKKPLPQACLTPEVVRLMGLTPASQEKVTYWNNGQCADFSQLPGVEIRPNPAEGMLYINMPQAWLEYSDASWLPPSRWDNGIPGLLFDYNINGTVNKPHKGKQSQSLSYNGTAGANFGAWRLRADYQGNLNHTTGSAQGTDSQFTWSRFYMYRAIPRWRANLTLGENYINSEIFSSWRYTGASLESDDRMLPPKLRGYAPQVSGIADTNARVVISQQGRILYDSTVPAGPFTIQDLDSSVRGRLDVEVIEQDGRKKTFQVDTAYVPYLTRPGQIRYKLVSGRSRNYEHTTEGPVFAAGEASWGISNKWSLYGGGIVAGDYNALAVGLGRDLNEFGTVSADVTQSVARIPGEETKQGKSWRLSYSKRFDDVNADITFAGYRFSERNYMTMDQYLNARYRNDFTGREKELYTVTLNKNFEDWKTSVNLQYSHQTYWDRRTSDYYTLSVNRYFDAFGFKNISLGLSASRSKYQNRDNDSAFVRLSVPWGTGTASYSGSMSNDRYTNTVGYSDTLNKGLSSYSLNAGVSSGGGQPSQSQMSAYYNHSSPLANLSANFSAVENGYTSFGMSASGGATITAKGAALHAGGMNGGTRLLVDTDGVGGVPVDGGRVSTNRWGIGVVTDVSSYYRNTTSVDLNKLPDDMEATRSVVESVLTEGAIGYRAFEVLKGSRLFAVLRLADNSHPPFGASVTNAKGRELGMVADSGLAWLSGVNPGETLNVGWDGRTQCVVDIPKNLDPAQQLLLPCRKAN
- a CDS encoding fimbrial protein — its product is MFWRMILSVTFFLCAAAQAAPSPSFPPPGMTLPEYWGEEHVWWHGRASFKGQVIAPACTLAMEDTWQAIDMGETPVRDLQDSFAGPEKKFRLRLRNCELAGTGKRVYTASRVRVTFDGLQGETPDKFSVVGQAEGINLQILDNQGYPARVGKVMPPLLLNGNEEGLDYTLRVVRNGQPLKAGDYYAALRFKVDYE
- a CDS encoding fimbrial protein — protein: MRMIKTVMAAAVAATLVSFGAHAAAPAQGAANTANQGQGVVNFKGTVINAPCGIAPESADQSIDFGQISKSHLNADGISVKKNLSIKLVNCEPDKSVAVTFSGATIAGAQTELGTAGDTGTAVVISGQDGKLVSFGTAGAAQKLKTGDNILNYSSWVKKATGGTVKEGDFTAVANFNLTYQ
- a CDS encoding adhesin biosynthesis transcription regulatory family protein: MIKLQEYDESRLLCRRRKGELMPGQVHEIHFWLLVEISPVYSDKVIQALRDFLVLGFTRKESCERHNVSPGYLSTTLGRIQRISKSVSQMMPYYM
- a CDS encoding N-6 DNA methylase, producing the protein MATFIDHQKAFISLFNQTARYHRRHKLFEDFASCSVIALENRLQFSEAREQKYLRIVSGYEKQDVINIAHLLAHVIEGLEQGFCDFLGSVFMQLELGDKYRGQFFTPWSVASMMAQMQLGNVKALFENKPFITLSEPACGAGSMVLAVADTLNRSGYPAYRRMWVSATDIDPLAAGMAYIQLSLCGVAGEVVIGNSLCNERRRVLLTPGHYLGNWSYRLRQFQERIVV
- a CDS encoding DUF1281 domain-containing protein, yielding MSEWCQNRFEITGKSVCLDVLTQWIEGCETPRYRHAIQQSIQLFLAGCAGLVKPTRTTQYPPYPALVRHGTGLSSPANQAFEQWLGLLVKDAVLDEETIKSIDRLYHQSCIGAVRWGNLPDNAREIITALMHCQYSDWFGLVGLSEHIDAEACWSRLSDYPEQAQPCDMLMVIPSRLATELNGSGGLLQGISTTTSLYSRIYGVEWPSGHNVRWVRDEMSSLVLLTDTPWYPPSGELVGEISKVFDCEIRHWYSEPVRGIQGYNCYDGGEHTDSDPQAEWPGRETLPQPRLYLVEERTEEQTEAAPLPVPLASGQ
- a CDS encoding ArdC family protein: MKTKKHTSRAANKAPERDLYQLVTDRIVTAIENGVPPWKRPWHSARNGAGVLEMMPVNALTRKPYTGVNVLLLWLTADEAGYASNHWLTYRQAQQLGGHVRKGEVATLAVIYKDWKRQAVDEHGNRLTDRKGEPLMETVPVLKANPLFNVGQCDGLPEHLMVKAEGRADVLLADTISERVLPVLNGSGVSVSSLPQDRAFYRPDTDRIVMPLSSQFDSVADYWATLLHEMVHSTGHEKRLRRTGISSFVGRKSPEYAFEELIAEMGCAFLCAHLGIAGDVQHESYIDGWLKVLKSDKKALFRACRQAREASEYLLMQRASQARVA